The following proteins are co-located in the Gordonia polyisoprenivorans genome:
- a CDS encoding acyl-CoA thioesterase codes for MLYEDEGTATENGYVVRVPVRWSDMDVYQHINHARMVTLLEEARIPWLFYDGRPTADLRRGCLVADLHVKYAAQIRHDEGPIVVTMFVEKVRAVDFFVGYEVRPDGAQPGDAPAVIASTQLVAFDVDAQRLRRLTADERAYLESFRLPSTTEQTAPRHGG; via the coding sequence ATGCTCTACGAGGATGAGGGAACCGCCACCGAGAACGGCTATGTCGTGCGCGTCCCGGTGCGGTGGTCCGACATGGACGTCTACCAACACATCAACCACGCACGGATGGTGACCCTCCTGGAGGAGGCCCGAATCCCGTGGCTGTTCTACGACGGTCGACCCACCGCTGATCTGCGGCGCGGCTGTCTGGTCGCCGACCTGCACGTGAAGTACGCGGCGCAGATCCGTCACGACGAGGGTCCGATCGTGGTCACCATGTTCGTGGAAAAGGTACGGGCGGTGGACTTCTTCGTCGGTTACGAGGTGCGCCCCGACGGTGCGCAGCCCGGCGACGCACCGGCCGTCATCGCCTCCACCCAACTCGTCGCATTCGACGTCGATGCGCAGCGTCTGCGGCGCCTCACCGCCGACGAACGCGCATACCTGGAGAGCTTCCGGTTGCCGAGCACCACCGAGCAGACCGCGCCGCGTCATGGAGGGTGA
- a CDS encoding glycoside hydrolase family 13 protein — protein sequence MGSEDTGSEEALTDEQVVSPSDPGTGPADVGEDNHGTAEDEAAAGADTTGGLTDERVAGSVVPQLDPSDTTWWRSAIFYQIYPRSFSDLDGDGVGDLAGVIDKLGYLELLGIDALWLSPIMCSPMADHGYDVSDPRDIDPLFGDLEDFDELVAEAHDRGMRVTMDLVPNHTSDQHEWFRAALAAEPGSRERARYIFRDGLGEGGDEPPNNWHSVFGGPAWTRVTESDGSPGQWYLHIFAAEQPDLNWENPEVFEDLERSLRFWLDRGVDGFRIDVAHGMAKPEDLPDMDLESVGLLTNSDDDPRFNNYAVHDIHRKIRKVLDEYPGAANVGEIWVEDNERFAEYLRPDELHLGFNFRLAKAAFDPDEIRAAIENSIDAVHRVAGTPTWTLSNHDVDREVSRYGRLDQHDPHSEVDLDVGRARARAMALVEFALPGTVFIYNGAELGLPNVDLPDEALQDPVWERSDHTERGRDGCRVPIPWEGSQPPYGFSTSAKTWLPMPDDWASLTVEKQLEDISSTLSLYRQAIELRVSRGEFTGDTVEWYGAPDDCLAFRRAGGGLICALNAGEEPVPLPPGEVLLLSAPLVDGHLAPNSAAWLV from the coding sequence ATGGGTTCGGAGGACACCGGCTCCGAGGAAGCGCTCACCGACGAGCAGGTCGTGAGCCCGAGCGACCCCGGAACAGGTCCCGCCGACGTGGGCGAGGACAACCACGGGACCGCGGAGGACGAGGCGGCCGCCGGAGCGGACACCACCGGTGGACTCACCGACGAGCGAGTGGCAGGTTCGGTTGTGCCGCAACTCGACCCGTCCGACACCACGTGGTGGCGATCGGCGATCTTCTACCAGATCTACCCGCGATCCTTCTCCGACCTCGATGGAGACGGTGTCGGCGATCTCGCCGGGGTCATCGACAAACTCGGGTATCTCGAGCTCCTCGGGATCGATGCTCTCTGGCTGAGCCCGATCATGTGCTCCCCCATGGCCGATCACGGTTATGACGTGTCCGATCCCCGCGACATCGATCCCCTCTTCGGCGATCTCGAGGACTTCGACGAACTCGTCGCCGAGGCGCACGACCGCGGGATGCGCGTGACGATGGACCTCGTCCCCAATCACACCAGCGATCAGCACGAGTGGTTCCGGGCCGCACTCGCCGCCGAACCCGGCAGCCGCGAGCGCGCCCGCTACATCTTCCGTGACGGCCTCGGTGAGGGCGGTGACGAGCCACCCAACAACTGGCACAGCGTGTTCGGCGGACCGGCATGGACGCGGGTCACCGAGTCGGACGGTTCGCCCGGCCAGTGGTATCTGCACATCTTCGCCGCCGAGCAGCCGGATCTGAACTGGGAGAACCCCGAGGTCTTCGAGGATCTCGAACGCTCCCTTCGGTTCTGGCTCGATCGTGGGGTCGACGGGTTCCGTATCGATGTCGCGCACGGCATGGCCAAGCCCGAGGATCTGCCGGACATGGACCTCGAGTCGGTCGGGCTGCTGACCAACAGCGACGACGATCCGCGCTTCAACAACTATGCGGTGCACGACATCCACCGAAAGATCCGCAAGGTGCTCGACGAGTATCCGGGCGCGGCCAACGTCGGCGAGATCTGGGTGGAGGACAACGAACGCTTCGCCGAGTACCTGCGGCCGGACGAGCTGCATCTCGGTTTCAATTTCCGACTCGCCAAGGCCGCGTTCGATCCCGACGAGATCCGCGCCGCGATCGAGAACTCCATCGATGCGGTACATCGGGTCGCGGGGACGCCGACGTGGACCCTGTCCAATCATGATGTCGACCGGGAGGTCTCACGCTACGGTCGGCTCGATCAGCACGACCCACACTCCGAGGTCGACCTCGACGTCGGCCGGGCCCGGGCACGCGCAATGGCGCTGGTCGAATTCGCCCTGCCCGGAACGGTCTTCATCTACAACGGTGCCGAGCTCGGACTCCCCAATGTGGATCTCCCGGACGAGGCGTTGCAGGATCCGGTGTGGGAGCGCTCGGATCACACCGAACGTGGGCGCGACGGCTGCCGGGTGCCCATCCCGTGGGAGGGGTCGCAGCCGCCCTATGGTTTCAGCACCTCGGCGAAGACGTGGTTGCCGATGCCCGACGACTGGGCGTCCCTCACCGTCGAGAAGCAGCTCGAGGACATCTCCTCGACCCTCTCGTTGTATCGGCAGGCCATCGAATTACGGGTCAGCCGAGGCGAATTCACCGGAGACACGGTGGAATGGTATGGCGCGCCCGACGATTGCCTGGCATTCCGCCGAGCCGGTGGCGGTCTGATCTGCGCCCTCAACGCCGGCGAGGAGCCGGTGCCACTCCCCCCGGGAGAGGTCTTGCTGCTCAGCGCACCGCTCGTCGACGGTCATCTCGCACCGAATTCCGCCGCCTGGCTGGTGTGA
- a CDS encoding globin: MSASQPVPAPESRSFYDEVGGADTFARLTHTFYTEVAKDEILRPLYPEEDLGPAERRLRMFLEQYWGGPRTYSEERGHPRLRMRHHPYKIGPIERDAWLRCMHTAIAEIDSQTLDDEHRRALVDYMEMAAQSMVNSPF; encoded by the coding sequence GTGAGTGCCTCCCAGCCCGTTCCCGCACCCGAGAGCCGATCGTTCTACGACGAGGTCGGCGGCGCAGACACCTTCGCTCGCCTGACCCACACCTTCTATACCGAGGTCGCCAAGGACGAGATACTCCGACCGCTCTATCCCGAAGAAGACCTCGGGCCGGCCGAACGCCGACTCCGCATGTTCCTCGAGCAGTACTGGGGTGGCCCGCGAACCTATTCCGAGGAACGCGGCCACCCGCGTCTGCGGATGCGGCACCACCCCTACAAGATCGGGCCCATCGAACGCGACGCCTGGCTACGCTGCATGCACACCGCGATCGCGGAGATCGACTCGCAGACCCTCGACGACGAACATCGGCGTGCGCTCGTCGATTACATGGAAATGGCAGCACAATCGATGGTGAACTCGCCGTTCTGA
- a CDS encoding HNH endonuclease, which yields MLRGEPRSLRPAHESPESAGQEPVENPDVADESRPGAGLWGRRRVLLLNATYEPLTAISLRRAIILVLRERADVVHAAAPGMAVHSAARTVPIPSVIRLRSYVRVPYRAVTPMTRAALMHRDRSRCGYCGAKATTIDHVQPRSRGGGHCWENCVACCASCNHRKADRLLSELGWTLHTPLTAPKGRHWRLLASIKEIDPAWVQYIDAGAA from the coding sequence ATGTTGCGTGGCGAGCCCCGGTCGCTGCGCCCCGCTCACGAGAGCCCGGAGTCGGCCGGCCAGGAACCCGTCGAGAACCCGGATGTCGCCGACGAGTCCCGTCCGGGCGCCGGGCTGTGGGGACGACGCCGGGTGCTGCTGCTCAACGCGACCTACGAGCCGCTCACCGCGATCTCCCTGCGCCGCGCGATCATCCTCGTCCTGCGTGAACGTGCCGATGTTGTCCACGCCGCGGCCCCGGGCATGGCTGTGCACTCCGCGGCACGAACGGTCCCGATCCCGTCGGTGATCAGACTGCGGTCCTACGTGCGCGTGCCCTATCGGGCGGTCACGCCGATGACCAGGGCGGCGTTGATGCATCGAGACCGCTCCCGATGCGGTTACTGCGGGGCCAAGGCCACCACGATCGACCATGTGCAGCCCCGAAGCCGTGGCGGTGGGCACTGCTGGGAGAACTGCGTGGCCTGCTGTGCGAGTTGCAACCACCGCAAGGCCGACCGCCTGCTCAGCGAGCTCGGCTGGACCCTGCACACCCCGCTCACCGCGCCCAAGGGACGGCACTGGCGACTGCTGGCCTCGATCAAGGAGATCGATCCGGCGTGGGTCCAGTACATCGACGCCGGGGCTGCCTGA